Sequence from the Rhodopirellula bahusiensis genome:
ATTGTGCGGCATTGATCATCCGGAGATTCGCAGCATCATCGTTGTTCCAGATGGCTTCTTATGGCAATTGCCGTTTGAGCAACTCGTGATCCGTCACGACGCCGACAACAAATCCGAACGTTGGGAAGACGAATACGCGGTCGCCTACGCTCACACGCTCGGTACCGCCGTCGCGATGGCGACGACTCCATCTCCGGCCGATTCCCCAGAAGAATCGAATCCCGTGGTCTTGTGGAATGCGGATCCTTCAAGGAGTTCCACTTCCCTGTCCGAGGAAGTTCCCACGACATTGACTGCTGGGCAAGCAGGCACTTGGGGCGACTCCATGTGGTGGGGCGATGTTAGTCGGAATTTGTTGGTGCGGCCCGATTCAGCCACGCCGCTTTCCTCTATAGAAGATGGAGCGGCGCCTCGACGAGTGTTGCCTGCGGATCAACGTCATATGCGGGCAGGGAAGACTGGCATGAAAAATTGGGTCGATCTCAGTTCGAAGTCTCCTACGTTTGGGAAGGTGTCGCGTGTTCTTCGACCTGAAATCCAAGAACATTTATTCACACAAGCTAGCCGTCTGCATGCGGCAGGAATTGAGAACCTGGTGATGCATCGATTGCCTGGGACACGGGAATCAAGCGAATTATTAGCGGATGAGCTTTGGATGGAGCTTGGACGGGTTCCATTTCTGGAAGCTTGGGGACGTTCCAGCGAGATTCTACGGAAGTCGGAATTTGCTTTCCCCACATGGGTGAATTCTGTACCCTTGAAGGATGCTGCGGGGGGATTGCCTGGCAACCATCCACTTGTGCAGCGTTCCTACATCCACCTCCCCTTTTCTGGCCTCTGATGTCAATGGAGTTGAAAATGAAGGCGACGAGATTTGAAACAAGGTTTGGCTTTCGCTACTCGATGGGATTCCTATTGGTCGGCGTGATCTGTGTTGGCGTTGCCGGGATTGAATCCCAGGCGGTCGCAGCAGACGCGGAATGGTCGGAGCAACTGGTCGATGCGTCTTCGGTTGGAGATGCCACCCTGCGAAATCAATTGCTCGAGAACCCACCTGCGAATTCGAACGCCCAGTCGTTGGCCAACGCTTTGAAGGGTCGGCTAAAAAACACCAATGGAGAGTGGGTGTCGATCGAAGAATCGATCGAAGATGACGCGAGGTCCAATCGGATCGCTGAATACGAAAAGCGACGAGACTCTTCCGAAGACACGGCGGCTGATCACTGGCAGCTATCGAGGTGGTGTCGCGCCGAACACATGCCCGGTCGGTCCCGCGCTCATGCGTTTCGCGTGGTTGAATTGCAACGGAACCATGCTGCGGCGAATCGTTACCTCGGAAACGTTCGTGTTGGTGATACTTGGGTTGCGGCGGAGGAAGCGGCCCAGCAACAAAAAGAATTGTCGGACACTCAAAGAAATCTTCGAGTTCACTCGCCGAAAATTCGTTCCATTGCCGAAGCGTTCGGGTCAGAGGATGCCGCTGCGCAGCTCAAAGCAAACAAACAGCTTGGACGCATCGACACCCCCGACGCGATCGTTCCGGTCGCGCAGCAAGCCTTCAATGGTCCGGATGAATTCTCAATCGCTGCTGTGGAATGGCTGAAGCAGCGAAACGAAAAACAAGCAGCAGTCTCGTTGGCACGCTTGGCAGTCTTCGATCAGCGCAGAGGCTTGCGTGATCTGGCGACGGAGTCGTTGAAAACCACCGACCCGATGCTTTTCGTGCCGACCATGTTGGATTGGTGTCAAGGAACGATTGAGTCAACACACGGTTTGATCTTCAATGAGGGTGATGGTTCGTTTCAAGTTGTGCGGCAATATCGCCGTGAAGATGTCGAGGGTGTGAAAGTGCTTGATTCGGTCACTCAGGTCGTTGCTGTTAGGCCAGCGATTCGGGCGACCGGGGTGATTGCTGGTCGAGACGCAATCGAAAGTTTGCAAGCCGAAAGTGCTCGCGATGCAAGTGTTGTTCGTTCCGAAGCGGAGGAGTTCAATGCTCGAAGTCGTTGGCTGCAAGCTCGAACGGCTGCTGTGATTCAGCAGCTCGATTCGGACTACGACGGCGATCAATCTGCGGAAGGGATGCGAGATTGGTGGTACGCATATCGTGGGTACGGCGACACAGGATTGCCGCCTGAGGAACGTAGATTGGTTCGAAATATGGCCTATCGTCAGGTCGGAAATCTTGCACCAATTGGCTCGACTCCGCGTCGAGCATTGCAAACTTCATCCGGCAGCGGTGATAGGCAAATTGCCAGCGAGCCATCTAGTAGCCAGCCAATGACTTTGCCTCAGAAGCGTGCCGCTGCTGTTCCACGCGCCAAGATTGGCGTCTATGTGCGTCCGGCAGCGGATTGCTTGGTGGCGGGAACGCTCGTTTGGACCGATCGCGGAATGCGACCTGTCGAGAACCTGCGATTGGGCGATCAAGTGTTGAGCTGCGACGTTCAGACTGGCACGCTGAGTTACCAAAGCGTTTTGCGACAAACCGTCCGTGAACCCGAGCCACTGACAAAAATCCAGCTTGGTAGTGACGAGATTGTCGCGTCCAAAGGTCACCCTTTTTGGGTGGTCGGACGCGGCTGGACGACGACGGAGCAGCTGGTTCCAGGTGATGCACTGCATGGTGCAAAAGGAGTGGCAGTTGTCGATTCGCTCACTTCAGCTTCCGCCGACAAAACCTACAATTTGGTGGTGGAGCAAAATCACAGCTATTTCGTTGGCAAATCGCGAATTCTGTCGCATGATGCAGAAGTGGAGCGACCTGACGGCATCGCGATGCCGGGTGTCGCTTTGTAGTTCAGCTCGATCTTGATCGACTGATCATCAACTGATCGACGATGCAAATCCAATTCGCCGCGATTCGATGCTTTCGAGTCGCGGCGATTTTTGTTGGGTTCGTGCTGGTCCAAACCGGCATCTGCTGACAATCTTGGCTGTGGGTATCCGGAGTTTCCGTTGACACCCGGGGTCGGCATTTGATAACTGAAACTTGAGTCTAAAAATCATTCGTCTCTGGTTTCAGGAAATTCCCGTTGTTTCAACGGTCTGCCATCTCTGTGAACGCTTCGCCCAACCCCAGGGGTTCGGTACGCTCGAGTGCGCGCATTTCCGACGAAAACGATGGTTTTGGCAAGGTTGAACCGACCGCAATCGATGGAAGTTCCAACCGGTTTTGTGATATTGCCCCAAGTCGCGTTGTTCTATTGCTAGCGGCTTGTACGCTCGTGTTTTCGACGATCGGATGTCGTGGACGAGCCAAGCGAGAAGTCTACAGCCAGAAAATGGCTCGAGAAATTCGTTTGCTAGAAGATCAGCTCTACGAAGCCGACTACGAAAACCGTGTGCTGATCGAGAAATTGCGTCGGGCCAAGGCGGCTGCAGCATCCGCAGGGACCAATCCTCCGCCCGCGTCGCGTCGTAATCCGAACCTGACCCAAGGCCTCTCCAAACCGAGCGTCACGGATTCAAAGCGACCACCAGATCCAGTCGTGGATCCCGAGCCAGATTCTTCGAATGACGACGCTGGTGACGACTTCGATATGGGGGCCGATTTAGAAGGTCCTGAATTCATTGATCCGGGCGTGCCAGACAAGTTCGCGCCGCGAGATCAGCCTTTGATCGATCCAAGCGATCCGTCGCCCGCAGACTTGGACGTCTCACCTGATGCGGAAGACGTCCCGCCCGGTAAGAAAGACCAAACGGACATTCCGTTTGATTTCGGAAACGGTATGGACCTCGATTCCATGATCGATCCAGGAGAACCATTCATTCCCGATTCCGATCCGGGATCGTTGTTACCCGCACCAACGCAACCCGTTCCGCCGGGAACAAATGATCTGAAATTTGACCCGGTCGTTCCGGGTGATCCGGTGCCGCCCAGTTCTCCATCGGGACGTCCGGACAGTCCGCCTGGACAGATCGATTTGCCGGCCGGTCTAGGGATGCTCGGAGGCCTCGGCAAGGTCAATGGCGCACCGGAAAGGATTGAGCTCTATACCGCGAAGCTTTCGGTCAACGACAAAAATTCGCTGCCACGTTTTGCCAGTGACACTGCATCGAACCAGGCGCCACCGACCAATCCAGATTATCCTCCGACAGAAGGAATTGACGTCGTCGTTGATTCGATGGATCAATATGGGCATGCCATCGCGTTGATGGGTGATTCCCTCAATCCGGTGACCAAACTTGCGTCTTCGGAGAAGCCGCAACCGAAACCAATTCCCGAATCATTTGAGAAGAGCTTCTTGAGCATTGTTGTTTTGGATGCATCCAAGACCGGTGATGAAGCCAAGCTTGGACGCTGGGATTTTGGTCCGGATCAATTGGTCCGTCTGCAACAGATGTCAGCGGTTGATCTGCCACGGGAATCTTTGCGAATTCCGATTCGGTGGAAGGACAAGCAACCTGCTGGTGAAAAAGTGGTTGTGTTCGTCCGTATGAAGCAAGGCGAACGAGATGTTCGTTGCGACGCTGAGATGGATCTTCGATCGAAAGCGTCTGTTGCGGGTTGGTTGCCACGTCGTTGATCCGGCTTGCGAGCGTTCCCCCGACGTCTCAGTGACGGCGAGAATCAGCGATGGTTGTACGGGTTGAAGCGATTGTCGAAATCGACCGATCGCTACCAGCACTGAATTGATGCGACAACGCTGGCCAGAATCGATCAAGTTTGGAGGGGCGACCTAGGGTTGAAGAAACCTCTGCACCGGTCTTCCCAAACCATTTGGTCGCTTCCCATGGATCCGAATTCCATCGATCTCAGTTCATTGCCCGTGGTCCCGATTGCTATCCTAGCAGCGGTCTTCTGCTTGGCTGTCATCGTCGTCTACGGCTTCGCGATGAAGTGGAGTCTATCGCTGGCCGGTTGTGGCCAGCATGGATTCGGGTGGTCTTTCTGCGTGTCGATCGCGGCTGGATTCTCTAGTGGCTTGGCTTCGGTTGGCTGTGCACTATTCGCCGATTCGCTTTCACCTGTCTTGGCGTTCATTCTTTCGTTTGGCTCAGCGGTGCTGACGGTCTCGGTGATGACGCAAAGCGGACCGATCTCCTCAGGAGTTGCCTACCTTGCCTTCATGATGATCGGCGGACTCGGAATGGCGCTGACCGTCGTCGTGCTGGTGGCCTCATCGTGTGTATTCTTCGACATGGGTGAACTTGCGAAGATGGCTCAATCATTGGAGCCTCACATGAATGCGAATGTCGAATCAGTTGGCGATGAAGAAGACATGTGGGCGGCGTTGCCGAAACAACTTGACAATGCATTCTTCGAAAGCGAAGAATTAGTCACCGATGTCAGTGCACCCAACACGCCAAATGGTGTGATCGATGAAGTTGGCTCGCAGCCTAAGTTGAGTGCAGATCAGTCGGCTGATTCAACGTATGAGCACAATTCGCGAAAAGCGAATCAAAACAGCGTGCAGGTCAACCCGTTCGTGCAGTGAAAGACGTGTTCTCAACTGAATAACGCGTTGATCGGTTTGCCATCGCGAACCAACGTGATGGGACGACCTGTCTCGCTGTCGAATTCCATGGCGGGATCGATGCCGAGGTTCTGATAGAAACTGGCCGCGACGTCGTCGGGCGTGATTGCTTCGTGCCGCGGTCCCGCGGCGGTGTCATCGCTTTCCCCGATCACTTGTCCTCCACGAACGTTGCCGCCCGCCATCAACATGAACATGCAGCGTGGGTAGTGATCGCGACCACCCTCCGCGCTCCGGTCGTTGATTTTGGGAGTGCGTCCAAATTCGCCAGTAACAAACACTGCGGTGGATTCCAGGAGACCACGCTGTTCCAACCCGATCAGAAGTCCACTGAGCCCAGAGTCCAGCTTGGGCAGTTGTTGTTCCTTCAACTTCGTGAAGTTGTCTTGGTGAGTGTCCCAGCCTCCGAGCTGAAGTGACACGAAGCGAACATCCGATTCGACCAATCGAAGGGCGAGCAAGCAGCTTTGGCTGAACGGGTCTTCGCTAAACTGCTTTTGCATGCTTTCCGGTTCGCGTGAAATGTCGAAGGCCTCGCGAGCACGTGACGATGTGATCATTGCGTAGGCTTGTTCACCAAAGCGGTCCAGTCCCTGTAGTAGCGACTCGTCGTTCTCAAGGGCAGCGAATCGACGATCGAGCTTCTTCAGAAGGCTTTGCCGCCGGGTGACTTCGTCAATGGAAACATTGCCCGGCAACGCGATTCCTCGCACTGAAAATGGTTTGTTGGGCGCCGGGGTAGCCTTTGTCTCCAGTGCGGCATGCTGAATACCAAGGAATCCCGCGCCGTGAGATGCTTTGGGGATCGCAACGTGGTTTGGGATGTTGTGATCGCCCGGACGTTCACGAGTCATCACCGCGCCATAGCTGGGGTATTCCAACGAAGGGATCGGACGGGTGCCGCAATTGATGTACTCACGCCCCAGTTGATGCGCTGCGAGTGTGTGGCTGACGCCTCGAAGAATCGCGAATTTGTCTGCGACCTGTGCCAGTTTCGGCAGGTGTTCGCTGATTTGAATGCCGGGAACGTTCGTTCGAATGGGCTTGAACTGACCGCGTACTCCATCGCTTGCATCAGGTTTTGGATCAAACGTGTCGATGTGCGATGGTCCACCGTTGAGTTCGATGAAGATGGCACGTTTGGCACCGCCGGGAAGGACTCGCCCGGCTTCCTCCGCTCGCAGCAATGTTGGCAAAGACATGCCCGGCAACGCGACCGCACCCAATCCCAGCGTCCCCGCACGAAGAAAATCGCGACGAACGATACCATCGCAAGTTCGATGAAGTTTCATTTGGAATTGCCCAGTGGAATGTTTGATGGGAGTGACGTTTCGATTGTCAACGTTTCGGACGAACGATGGATTGATCAGTGCGTGATGATGAATTCTTTGGTATTGACCAAGGCCCACATCAGCGATTCGAGACCCGATTGTGGCGACTTGGATTCAGCGATGAACTGAAGCGATGTTTCGCGTTCGCCATCGTCGGGGTAGCGTGAGAGAGTTCGAAGGTATGCGTCATCGACGACTTGATCCATCGAGGTTTCTGGGGCGTTGTCTTTGTCGGATTCGATCCGCTCCAGTTCCCACGCATCGGGATCATCCAACAACGCGGCTAATCCCGGCGAGGCGAAGCCGTAACGTTCCAATTTGTCTTGGACTCGCCCGTATTCCTCGCGAATTCGATCGCGGTTGGTGCGACGTTGTTTGGGAGTCATTCGTTGGAACCGCTTGAGCTTCGCAATGGTTTGACGCTGGAACAGTTCGGCTCGACGCTGGATTTGAGGGTCGACTCCCGCGTCGCCGGATTCGAGACCGAGAGACTTCATCGTCTGAGTGACCCAACCGTCCTTCGACCCAAGTTGTCGATACATCTCAAAGTCATTTCGTAAATAGATCGATTGAAGCAGGCTGGGTGAATCGCTCCGGTCGCAATCGCAGTTGCTTTCCCGTTCGGATTGACCAAACACCTGCAACGCGAAACTTCGGTTGTTGCGGTTTTGGGTGACGCCATTGGCAATCGCCATCTGTTGCATTTCGCCTCGCATTCGATCGGCTTCTTCACTGGACTGAGTTGCAAGCAACACTGCGTCGTGGATCACTTCGGCGGGGAGTCGCCGCGGAACGTGACGGGCAAAGTTGTGGTCGTCATGACGATTGCTCGCATTCGAGTCCATGCTTCGCTGATACGCGTCGCTGGTGGTGATCTCACGGGACAACCATTTCAAGTCATAGCCGCTGTCGATGAATCGTTTCGCCAGTTCGTCCAGTAGTTCAGCGTTGCTCGGGGCATTGGCTAGGTTCATGTCATCGGTCGGGTTGATGATTCCGATGCCGAAGTAGTTCGCCCAAACGCGATTGACGATCGCTTTCGCGAAGTAGGGATTGTCGTCTTGGCGAAGCCAAGCCATCAGGTCGCCTCGTGGGTCGCGATCCAGTGCAACCGAGTCAGACTGACCGAGGATCAGACCTTCGGGAATGCTGATGGGTGCAGCCTTCTGGTTCTTTTTGGCCCTTGCTTTGGCACGTTTTTTCTGAGCTTGATACGCTGCGGTGTTGTAAACCAACTCGGGGAAAGGAACGGTTTCGCCTTGTTGCGCGGCCTTGTAGATCTTTCTTCGAAGGTCGCCATTGCGGAGCTTTTCTTGTCCGGTGATTTTAGAAATCAGTTGGTCGCGTTGCTCACGAGAATCTCGGGCGACCGTGTTCGGTCTCGCTTCGATGCTTTTGAAAAGCTTTGCAAACTGATCGAAGTCGTCCTTGGACCATTGGTCAAAAGGATGTTTGTGGCACTGCGCGCATTCGATCCGAATTCCCAGGAACGAATACGCGAATCCGATCGCTCGTTCTTCGGGTTTTTGGAAATTGCGGCGGGCCCAGTACAAAGGCATTCCCGAACGCTCAGCGAATTGTGATTCGTTGCCAGGTCGGCAAGCATCCGTCATCGTTTTGCAATATTGCAGATACGACTCGTCTTCTTCTCGGTTGTCTGCCATCACGATGCCTTCGACGATTTGGTCGTAGGGCAAGTTGTCTTCGAGACGGACTCTCAGCCATTCGTACCAAAGCCGCGAGGCAGAACCGCGAACGGGCAAGGCGTTGTTCAGTTGCACGTCGCTGTTGCCGGTCCAATCGGCAAGCCGAGTCGCCCACCACGCGGCGTAGCCAGGCGAGTCAAGCAATTCGTCGACCAGGCGTTCTCGTTTGTCCGGACGTGTGTCAGCCAAAAAGGCACGAACGTCTGCGGCTGCCGGTAGAGTTCCGGTGATGTCCAGGCTGGCCCGACGGATGAAGTCGG
This genomic interval carries:
- a CDS encoding DUF1549 and DUF1553 domain-containing protein, whose amino-acid sequence is MNLGTHFIAIVGVGLIVAFVADASHAKSPNPSIDPATNETVAQPLSVRMADGSSKEVPDFQRHITPLLGRLGCNGRACHGSFQGRGDFQLSLFGYDFRADHAALLDPDTGRVDTDDVGESLILAKPTDADMHEGGKRLDVGSWQYHTLRNWIAAGASFETQTIDALDRLEIQPSEIQFQNESQSVSLTAIAHWADGTREDVTDLCRFTTNDDAIADIDEHGLVSSGETGDTHVVIAYDRAVVPIPVIRRVAIQESIPSPEPSDHPIDQLIQVKLDKLGITPSNLCDDSDFIRRASLDITGTLPAAADVRAFLADTRPDKRERLVDELLDSPGYAAWWATRLADWTGNSDVQLNNALPVRGSASRLWYEWLRVRLEDNLPYDQIVEGIVMADNREEDESYLQYCKTMTDACRPGNESQFAERSGMPLYWARRNFQKPEERAIGFAYSFLGIRIECAQCHKHPFDQWSKDDFDQFAKLFKSIEARPNTVARDSREQRDQLISKITGQEKLRNGDLRRKIYKAAQQGETVPFPELVYNTAAYQAQKKRAKARAKKNQKAAPISIPEGLILGQSDSVALDRDPRGDLMAWLRQDDNPYFAKAIVNRVWANYFGIGIINPTDDMNLANAPSNAELLDELAKRFIDSGYDLKWLSREITTSDAYQRSMDSNASNRHDDHNFARHVPRRLPAEVIHDAVLLATQSSEEADRMRGEMQQMAIANGVTQNRNNRSFALQVFGQSERESNCDCDRSDSPSLLQSIYLRNDFEMYRQLGSKDGWVTQTMKSLGLESGDAGVDPQIQRRAELFQRQTIAKLKRFQRMTPKQRRTNRDRIREEYGRVQDKLERYGFASPGLAALLDDPDAWELERIESDKDNAPETSMDQVVDDAYLRTLSRYPDDGERETSLQFIAESKSPQSGLESLMWALVNTKEFIITH
- a CDS encoding polymorphic toxin-type HINT domain-containing protein, whose protein sequence is MKATRFETRFGFRYSMGFLLVGVICVGVAGIESQAVAADAEWSEQLVDASSVGDATLRNQLLENPPANSNAQSLANALKGRLKNTNGEWVSIEESIEDDARSNRIAEYEKRRDSSEDTAADHWQLSRWCRAEHMPGRSRAHAFRVVELQRNHAAANRYLGNVRVGDTWVAAEEAAQQQKELSDTQRNLRVHSPKIRSIAEAFGSEDAAAQLKANKQLGRIDTPDAIVPVAQQAFNGPDEFSIAAVEWLKQRNEKQAAVSLARLAVFDQRRGLRDLATESLKTTDPMLFVPTMLDWCQGTIESTHGLIFNEGDGSFQVVRQYRREDVEGVKVLDSVTQVVAVRPAIRATGVIAGRDAIESLQAESARDASVVRSEAEEFNARSRWLQARTAAVIQQLDSDYDGDQSAEGMRDWWYAYRGYGDTGLPPEERRLVRNMAYRQVGNLAPIGSTPRRALQTSSGSGDRQIASEPSSSQPMTLPQKRAAAVPRAKIGVYVRPAADCLVAGTLVWTDRGMRPVENLRLGDQVLSCDVQTGTLSYQSVLRQTVREPEPLTKIQLGSDEIVASKGHPFWVVGRGWTTTEQLVPGDALHGAKGVAVVDSLTSASADKTYNLVVEQNHSYFVGKSRILSHDAEVERPDGIAMPGVAL
- a CDS encoding DUF1501 domain-containing protein yields the protein MKLHRTCDGIVRRDFLRAGTLGLGAVALPGMSLPTLLRAEEAGRVLPGGAKRAIFIELNGGPSHIDTFDPKPDASDGVRGQFKPIRTNVPGIQISEHLPKLAQVADKFAILRGVSHTLAAHQLGREYINCGTRPIPSLEYPSYGAVMTRERPGDHNIPNHVAIPKASHGAGFLGIQHAALETKATPAPNKPFSVRGIALPGNVSIDEVTRRQSLLKKLDRRFAALENDESLLQGLDRFGEQAYAMITSSRAREAFDISREPESMQKQFSEDPFSQSCLLALRLVESDVRFVSLQLGGWDTHQDNFTKLKEQQLPKLDSGLSGLLIGLEQRGLLESTAVFVTGEFGRTPKINDRSAEGGRDHYPRCMFMLMAGGNVRGGQVIGESDDTAAGPRHEAITPDDVAASFYQNLGIDPAMEFDSETGRPITLVRDGKPINALFS